AGTAGCGGATTTTGCTGAAATCGATGTTCTCGAGATCCTTCGTCGCCCAGTGCGTGGGCATGGGTTTATCGAGGAACGTCTTCAGGGCCTTGAGGCGGAACTCAAGAATCCACGGAGCTTCCTTTTTGACGGAGCTGATGTAGCGAACGGTGTCTTCGGAGAGACCGGTGCCGGCGTCGAACTCGTAGTTGACGTTGTATTGGAAGTCACCGACGGCCTGGTCGATGCCGCCGACGGGATTGACCTCCGCGGGGGCTTCGTCGGTGGAAGGGAGTGTATCGATGTCAGCCATGGGAATATCCTTGGTTCAGTTTCAGACGGTGGTGGCGGCGAGCTCGGTCTTGACCCAGTCGTAGCCCTTGGCCTCGAGTTCGAGGGCGAGGGACTTGTCGCCGGACTTCACGATGCGGCCGTCATACATGACGTGCACGAAGTCGGGGACGATGTAGTCGAGGAGGCGCTGGTAGTGGGTGATGAGGAGGACGCCGAGATCGCCGCCGCGCATGGTGTTGACGCCTTCGGCAACGATCTTAAGCGCGTCGATGTCGAGGCCGGAGTCGGTCTCGTCCATGAGGGAGAACTTGGGCTCGAGCATGGCCATCTGGAGGATCTCGCAGCGTTTCTTTTCGCCGCCCGAGAAACCTTCGTTCACGGAGCGGGAGGTGAATTTGCGGTCGATCTTCAAAAGATCCATTTTGCCGTAGAGCTTCTTGTAGTAACCGGTGGCATCGAGCTCTTCACCCTCGGCCATGCGGGCCTGAACGGCGGCGCGGAGGAAGTTGGCGATGGAGACGCCGGGGATCTCGGAGGGGTATTGGAAGGCGAGGAAGAGACCGGCGCGGGCGCGCTCGTCGGGCTCCATCTCGAGGATGGATTTGCCATCGAGGAGGACGTCGCCGGAGGTGATCTGGTAATCGGGGTGGCCGGCGATGGCTTTGGAAAGCGTGGATTTGCCGGTGCCGTTTGGGCCCATGATGGCGTGCACTTCGCCGGTTTTGATCGTCAGGTTGAGGCCTTTGACGATGGGTTTGTCGGGGGTCGCGGTGAGGGCGACAACGAGATCACGGATTTCGAGGGAGGACATGGTTTTGTTGGAAAGTAGTGAGTAGCGGGTAGTCGGAAGACTGAAAGTGGAGGCTTAGCGGGCGGGGAGTTTGCCGCGGAAAGTGATTTCGATGGCGTCTGCGTTGTAACCGGCGGGCAGGATGGACTTGATCCTGGCGAGGAGGTTGGAGGGGAGCTCGATATCGTGAGTCGCTCCCGATTCCTCGTCGTGAAAATGCGCGTGGGGAATGAGATTCGGGCAGTAACGGGTCGGGCCGCGCTCGAAGTTCACGGCGCGGACGAGATCGCATTGCACGAGGGTCTCGAGGCAGTTGTAAACGGTCGCCAGCGAGATGCCGGGAAGCTGGGGCTTAACGCGGGCAAAGACTTCGTCGGCCGTGGGGTGATCGCGCTTGGTGAGGAGCGCATCATACACGACTTCGCGCTGGGGAGTGTTGCGCAGGCCGCTGTCGGCTAGCTTTTGCGCAAGGGCGTCGGAGTGAATCGTGTGGTTGGACATGAGCGGAAGGCACAACCAATTGGAATGATTCTAAACGGCAAGCCGGAATTGGAATAATTCTAAAGAAGGACGTGCGGAGCATTCGTGAGAGCGGAGCCGCCCTATTTGCGGAGGTGTTCTGACCGGACGAGCCTACGGGCGCAGGACGTCTCGGAGGGTGATGAGTAACGTCTCGGCGGTGTAGGGCTTGGGGAGGAAATGCTTCACGCCGGCGCCGGCGGCCTTGGCCACGCGGCCGTTGGAGTTGAGTCCGCTGGCTGCGATAATGAGCACGTGGGGGTTTACTCGCATGAGGGCGCTGATCGTGGCCGGGCCGTCCATGATAGGCATGACCATGTCGGTGAGGACGGCGGCGATGGTATCGCGGTGCTGCGCGTAAACAGCGACGGCTTCGGCACCGTCATGTGCGACGATCACCTGATAGCCAAAGGCTTCCAACGTCTGACGGGTGATGGTGAGAATCGAGGTCTCATCATCGATCACGAGGATGGTCTCTCCATGACCGCGCGGAAGATCGGCGACGGCGGGCGCGGCGGACGCGGGGGCGCGCAAATTCGGATCGGCGGGCACGTAGACTTTGAACGTGGAGCCTTGGCCAGGCTCGCTGTAAACGGCGATAAAGCCGCGGTGGCTTTCAATGATCGCGTGAGCGGTGGAGAGGCCGAGGCCGGTGCCTTTGCCGACTTCCTTGGTGGTGAAAAACGGTTCGAAGATGCGGTCGATTTCGTCTTGGGGAATGCCGCAGCCGGTGTCGGCGATACCGATGCAGAGATAGAAGCCGGGTTTGGCGGCGCGGCTGGTGGCAACGTATTGGGCGTCGATGGTGATGTTTTCCGCCGTGAGCGTGAGCGTGCCTCCTTCCGGCATGGCATCTCGGGCATTGACCACCAAGTTAAGGATAACCTGATGGAGTTGCGTGGCGTCACCGGTCACGACCCAGAGATCCTTCTCCGCCTGAATCTCGGTGCGGATGGAGCGCGGAAAGGTTTCGGTGGCGATGCGCGCAACGTCCTTGATCAGGTGTTCGACTTGGATGGCGACGCGGTGGCTGCCGTCGATGCCGCGCGCAAACGTCAGAACCTGTCTGACCAGATCGGCGCCGCGCCGGGCGCTTTGCTCGACGGTGTTGATGAGCTTGTGAGTGCCCTCGTCGGGCATGTGGATGCGGAGCAGATCCACCGACATCAGGATCGGAGCGAGGACGTTGTTGAGGTCGTGGGCGATGCCGCCGGCGAGCGTGCCGATGCTCTCCATGCGCTGCGCGCGCAGGTATTGATTGAGCAATTTTTTATGCTCGGTGATGTCGGTCATGCCTCCGACCATGCGGATGCCCTTGCCGGCGGCGTCACGGATGACATGGCCGCGATCCTGCACGATCGCGTAGGCGCCGTCTTTGCGGAGGTAGCGATATTCCTCGGACCAGAAAATCGTCGCGGGCTCTTCAATTGCCCGGTGGAGGGAGTTGTAAACACGGTCGCGATCATCCGGGTGGATGCGCTCCGCCCACCACGAAACTTCAGGGGAAATATCGGTGCGTGGATAACCGAACAACGCGCAAAATCCATCGCCCCACCACAGCAGGTTGGTTTGGAAATCCCAGTCCCACACGGCGTCGCTGGTGGCGCGGGAAACGAGTTGGAAGCGCTCTTCGCTGTTGCGGAGTTTTTCCTCGGCGGCGGCACGGGTGGTGATGTCCACCGCGACGACCAGCCGGGCTGCTCGACCGGTATAAACGATGCCGTGGGAGAAAATATCCACGGTGATCTCGGCGCCGTCTTTCTTGAGGTGAGTCCAGGCTTCCGTGGCGGCATGCGTCTGAGCAATACCGGAGAGGTGTGCCTCCAACACCGGCACATCGCGGGCGGGGCGGATGTCACGGATCGTCATGCCGAGAAACTCGGCGCGCGAATAACCATAGTGACGAATGGCGGATTCGTTGACGGCCAGAAATGCGAGCGACTCGGTGTCGTAAACCCACACCGGCAGCGGGTTGCTGTCGAAGAGGATCCGCTGCTGTTCTTCGCTGGTGCGAAGGGTGGCACGGAGCCGTTCGCATTCGGCGGTGAGTGTGGCGATTTCGGCGTTTTCGAAGGAGGACCCGGCCATTTGCGGGTAACTCCATCGATAAGCCGATTACGCTGAAAGCTTAAACATAGCCGGGCGTCTTAGCCGCCGTGTTCGGCCAGCCAGCGCTCGGCCTCGATCGCCGCCTGGCAACCCATGCCGGCGGCCGTGATGGCCTGACGATAGACGTGGTCTGAGCAATCACCCGCGACGTAGACGCCGGGGATGTTGGTTTGCACCTGGGAGCCCGCCGAGGGCTTGAAGTAGCCGCCCTCGTCCACGTCGATGGCCGGGGTGAACGGGCCGGTGTTGGGAATGTGGCCGATGGCGATGAAGATGCCTTTGACGGGCAGCACGGATTCGACGCCGGTCTTCACATTTTGGATACGCAGGCCGCTGACGGAGTTCTCGGGCACGCCGAGCACTTCAAGCGGAACGCTGTCCCAGACCATCTGGATCTTTTCGTGAGCGACGGCGCGGTCGGCCATGATCTTCGAGGCGCGTAACGAGTCGCGGCGGTGAACGAGGTAAACTTTGCTGGCAAAACGCGTGAGGAAGAGGGCTTCCTCGGCCGCGCTATCGCCGCCACCGAGCACGGCGACCTCCATCTTGCGGTAGAATGCACCATCGCAAGTTGCGCAGGTGGTCACGCCCTTGCCGCCGTAGAGTTCCTTTTCGCCGGGGATGCCGGTCATGCGTGGCGAGGCTCCGGTGGCGATGATCACGGATTTGGCGAAGATGACCTTGTCGCCGAGGACGAGCTTGCGCGGGTGAACGGTGAAATCGACCGACGTGACGAGGGCCTGTTCGAAACGGGTGCCGAAGCGCGTGGCCTGTTCGCGCATGTTTTGGGTGAGCTGGAAACCATCGACGCCGTGCGGGAAGCCGGGGAAATTTTCGACCTCGGAGGTCGTCGTAAGTTGTCCACCGGGGAGCGGGCCCTCGAGCACGAGCGGGTTGAGGTTGGAGCGCGCGGTGTAAATAGCAGCGGTGAGACCGGCGCAGCCGGTGCCGATGATGACGACGTTTTCGATGGAAGCGGACATGGCGTTAAATTGGGAAAGTTACACCAAGCGTCAAACGGGCGGGCCGGACAAGAGGGATTTACGCGCTAACCAGAAAAGCCGGTTTGTAACCTATTAAGTTACAAGCCGGCTTGAGGTGGGTGCGTGCAGGGGCGGGATTTTTTTGGGGCGGTGTGCAGGCTTAGTGGGCGCAGGTGCAGGCGTATTCGGCGTTTTTGCACTCGGGGCAGATCGCAGTGTTTAGCGTGAAGCGGGCGGCGACGGACTTGGCGTCGGGGGTGATCTTAATTTGCACAACCGTGGGGAAGGCGTTGCCGGCGGGGAGCGCGGTATCGGAGAGAAGCACGTTGCCGGTTTTGGTAAACGTGAGCTTGGTGGGGGCGGAGCGTTCGCCGGCGGTCACCACGACGACTTGTTCGGCGGGAGGGACCGGTTTTCCGTCTTCACCGACAAAGGTGATCTGGACCTTGCGCTCGGCGGTCACGAAGAACTCGGCGTGCGGTTCAACGATGGTGAGGAGGCGGCCGCCGTTGGGGCCGGCGACAGTTTGCTCATGGGCCGAAGCGACCGTGGCGGTTAAGGCGAGGGCGGTGAGGGCGAGCAAGTGGATCAGGATGGTTTTCATGTATTTTAGGAGGGAAATTATTTTCGGATTTGGGAATCTGTAATTATTGCGCGGCCGAAGCACCGCGTTGGAGGGCGTGTTCGGCGGCTTTTCGGCCGAAGGTGAAAAACACCAGCGGCGTCACCAGGAAGTCGAGGAGCGTGGACGATACCAAGCCGCCCACGATGACGACTGCCACGGGGTGGAGGATTTCCTTGCCCGGTTGGTCGCCTGCAAGCACGAGCGGGATCAGCGCGATGCCGGCGGCGAGCGCGGTCATGAGCACGGGAACCATGCGCTCAAGCGTGCCGCGGATGACCATTTCGCGGGTGAAGCCTTCGCCTTCGTGTTTCATGAGATGCAGGTAGTGCGAGATCATCATGATGCCGTTGCGTGCGGCGACTCCGCCGACGGCGATGAAACCGACGAGTGTGGCGATGCTGATGTTATCGAGTTTGAGCCACGTGAAAACGAGTCCGCCAACGAGTGCCAGAGGTATGTTGAGCATGACTTGAAGTGCCAGCGACCAGCTCTGGAAATATCCGTAGAGCAGGAAAATGATCACCACAAAGACGACCGTGCTGAAGAGCGCGATGCGTTGCGTGGCGTCTTTTTGCGCCTGGAACTCACCTTCATAAGTAATGAAATAACCCTCGGGTAACGGCACCTTGGCTTTGACCTCGGCTTGCAGGCGTTCGACGCGGGCGCCGACATCGCGGACGGTTGGCTTGATCGCGATGGTGAAACGACGCTGGCTGTTTTCACGAAAGATCACGTTGGGACCGGTCGCCTCGCGCACGTCGGCAACAACGGAGAGTGGCAGACGCTGTCCGGTCACGGTTTCGATGGGCAGGCGGGCGATTTTTTCAGGCGAGTCGCGCCAGGCGAGTGGCAGGCGGATAACGAGATTCACGGCGCGCTGACCTTCGCGGAGTTCAGCGATTACCTTTCCGCCGATGAGGGCGCCGAGTTGCTCATTGAGCGCGCCGGGCGTGACGCCGTAAGCCGTGGCGCGGGCGCGGTCGGCCTCGATACGGAGCTGCGGGATGGTGGCCTGCTGGTCGAGCTTGGCGTCTTCGAAACCGGGAATCGTCCGCGCAACGGTCTGCACCTCGGTGCCAAGACGGCGGAGCGTGTCGAGATCGGGGCCGAACACCTTGATGGCGACCGGAGCCGAAACGCCGCTGAGCATGTGTCCGATGCGATCGGCGAGCGGACCGCCGATGACTGAAAACGTGCCGGGGACGGTTTTGAGGCGGCGATTGAGATCGGCGAGGATTTCGGTGCGCGTGCGGGACGAAGAGCCGTCTGCGGGCGTGCGGAAATCGACGTCAAACTCGGCGGTGGAGACGGGGACGACGTGGTCGCCGCGTTCGGCGCGACCAAGGCGGCGACCGACCTTGCGCACTTCGGGGACGGCGAGGATCTGCATCTCGATGACGTCGGAAATGCGGTTCATTTCTTCAAGTGACGTGCCGGGCGCGGCGGTGACGGCGATGAGCGCAGTTTCTTCTTTGAAGGCAGGCAGGAAGTCCTTGCTCATTTTGGGATAGAGCAGGAACGCGGCGACCATGCCGATGATCACCACGGCGAGGACGGGCAGGGGATAAGCGAGCCCAGCGCGGAGGGACGTGGCGCGCAGAATACGTTTCAACCGCGAGACCAGCCAGCCGTCGATGTGTGCGTGGCCGGGCTTGGGTTTCAATACGAGCGAGCAGAGCACCGGAATGAGCGTGAGTGAGACGACGAACGACGCGGCCATGCTGACGATGGTTGCGATGGCGATCGGGGCGAAAAGCTTTCCTTCGACTCCGCTCAAGGCGAGCAGTGGAAGGAACACGAGGACGATCAGAATGGTCGCGTAGAAGATCGAGCTGCGCACTTCGCCGGACGCGGCGGCGATGACCTGGAGCTTGGGCAGCGGTGTGGTCAGCGCGGCATTTTCGCGGAGGCGGCGGAAGACGTTTTCGACGTCCACGATGGCGTCATCGACGACCATGCCGATGGCGACGGCGAGACCGCCGAGGGTCATGGAGTTCACGGTAATGCC
This window of the Rariglobus hedericola genome carries:
- the sufC gene encoding Fe-S cluster assembly ATPase SufC; this encodes MSSLEIRDLVVALTATPDKPIVKGLNLTIKTGEVHAIMGPNGTGKSTLSKAIAGHPDYQITSGDVLLDGKSILEMEPDERARAGLFLAFQYPSEIPGVSIANFLRAAVQARMAEGEELDATGYYKKLYGKMDLLKIDRKFTSRSVNEGFSGGEKKRCEILQMAMLEPKFSLMDETDSGLDIDALKIVAEGVNTMRGGDLGVLLITHYQRLLDYIVPDFVHVMYDGRIVKSGDKSLALELEAKGYDWVKTELAATTV
- a CDS encoding Fur family transcriptional regulator, coding for MSNHTIHSDALAQKLADSGLRNTPQREVVYDALLTKRDHPTADEVFARVKPQLPGISLATVYNCLETLVQCDLVRAVNFERGPTRYCPNLIPHAHFHDEESGATHDIELPSNLLARIKSILPAGYNADAIEITFRGKLPAR
- a CDS encoding PAS domain-containing hybrid sensor histidine kinase/response regulator produces the protein MAGSSFENAEIATLTAECERLRATLRTSEEQQRILFDSNPLPVWVYDTESLAFLAVNESAIRHYGYSRAEFLGMTIRDIRPARDVPVLEAHLSGIAQTHAATEAWTHLKKDGAEITVDIFSHGIVYTGRAARLVVAVDITTRAAAEEKLRNSEERFQLVSRATSDAVWDWDFQTNLLWWGDGFCALFGYPRTDISPEVSWWAERIHPDDRDRVYNSLHRAIEEPATIFWSEEYRYLRKDGAYAIVQDRGHVIRDAAGKGIRMVGGMTDITEHKKLLNQYLRAQRMESIGTLAGGIAHDLNNVLAPILMSVDLLRIHMPDEGTHKLINTVEQSARRGADLVRQVLTFARGIDGSHRVAIQVEHLIKDVARIATETFPRSIRTEIQAEKDLWVVTGDATQLHQVILNLVVNARDAMPEGGTLTLTAENITIDAQYVATSRAAKPGFYLCIGIADTGCGIPQDEIDRIFEPFFTTKEVGKGTGLGLSTAHAIIESHRGFIAVYSEPGQGSTFKVYVPADPNLRAPASAAPAVADLPRGHGETILVIDDETSILTITRQTLEAFGYQVIVAHDGAEAVAVYAQHRDTIAAVLTDMVMPIMDGPATISALMRVNPHVLIIAASGLNSNGRVAKAAGAGVKHFLPKPYTAETLLITLRDVLRP
- the trxB gene encoding thioredoxin-disulfide reductase — encoded protein: MSASIENVVIIGTGCAGLTAAIYTARSNLNPLVLEGPLPGGQLTTTSEVENFPGFPHGVDGFQLTQNMREQATRFGTRFEQALVTSVDFTVHPRKLVLGDKVIFAKSVIIATGASPRMTGIPGEKELYGGKGVTTCATCDGAFYRKMEVAVLGGGDSAAEEALFLTRFASKVYLVHRRDSLRASKIMADRAVAHEKIQMVWDSVPLEVLGVPENSVSGLRIQNVKTGVESVLPVKGIFIAIGHIPNTGPFTPAIDVDEGGYFKPSAGSQVQTNIPGVYVAGDCSDHVYRQAITAAGMGCQAAIEAERWLAEHGG
- a CDS encoding efflux RND transporter permease subunit codes for the protein MLNRLIQWSLAHRAIILGLSLVILVLGLNSGLRLPVEVLPDLTKPTVIILTEAPGLAPEEVETRITQPLESALMGVAGLTRLRSNSDVALSLVYAEFDWDTDIYQARVLVQERLQSAREQLPGGVQPFMTPVASLMGEILLVGVRSTIEEGQPGYLPPSEVRSIADWTIRRRLQSIPGIAEILNMGGGVKQLEVQPDPYRMQAHDVSFAELEAAVAEAASTTTGGFINTGPTEIMVRNLAMTTDLGDIARTVIKHINDRPVTLADVATVAWGIEPMRGDATVSQTPEKKPTYGVIMSVTKSPGFDTRALTEQIKTALAELQPGLPSGVETVPLFQQKDFIDHAIGNLKEAIRDGAIMVTIVLFLFLLNVRTTFITLMAIPMSFAITLLVFQRFGITVNSMTLGGLAVAIGMVVDDAIVDVENVFRRLRENAALTTPLPKLQVIAAASGEVRSSIFYATILIVLVFLPLLALSGVEGKLFAPIAIATIVSMAASFVVSLTLIPVLCSLVLKPKPGHAHIDGWLVSRLKRILRATSLRAGLAYPLPVLAVVIIGMVAAFLLYPKMSKDFLPAFKEETALIAVTAAPGTSLEEMNRISDVIEMQILAVPEVRKVGRRLGRAERGDHVVPVSTAEFDVDFRTPADGSSSRTRTEILADLNRRLKTVPGTFSVIGGPLADRIGHMLSGVSAPVAIKVFGPDLDTLRRLGTEVQTVARTIPGFEDAKLDQQATIPQLRIEADRARATAYGVTPGALNEQLGALIGGKVIAELREGQRAVNLVIRLPLAWRDSPEKIARLPIETVTGQRLPLSVVADVREATGPNVIFRENSQRRFTIAIKPTVRDVGARVERLQAEVKAKVPLPEGYFITYEGEFQAQKDATQRIALFSTVVFVVIIFLLYGYFQSWSLALQVMLNIPLALVGGLVFTWLKLDNISIATLVGFIAVGGVAARNGIMMISHYLHLMKHEGEGFTREMVIRGTLERMVPVLMTALAAGIALIPLVLAGDQPGKEILHPVAVVIVGGLVSSTLLDFLVTPLVFFTFGRKAAEHALQRGASAAQ